The following are encoded in a window of Qipengyuania soli genomic DNA:
- the rplU gene encoding 50S ribosomal protein L21, with translation MFAVVRTGGKQYRVAAGDKIAVEKLAGEAGDTITLGDVLLAGDGDKLADAAKTVVSAEIIAQAKSEKVVVFKKRRRHNYRRKNGHRQQMTLLRIVAVGDSKAEKKAAPKKEAAPKADAAEAKAPAKKAAPKKEAAEKAAPAKKAAPKKAAAKKTEAKK, from the coding sequence ATGTTCGCAGTAGTGCGCACGGGCGGCAAGCAGTACCGGGTTGCCGCCGGAGACAAGATCGCGGTTGAAAAGCTCGCTGGCGAAGCCGGCGACACCATTACGCTGGGCGACGTCCTGCTGGCCGGCGATGGCGACAAGCTCGCCGATGCCGCCAAGACCGTCGTTTCGGCCGAGATCATCGCGCAGGCGAAGAGCGAAAAGGTCGTCGTTTTCAAGAAGCGTCGCCGTCACAACTATCGTCGCAAGAACGGCCACCGCCAGCAGATGACCCTGCTGCGCATCGTCGCCGTGGGCGATTCGAAGGCCGAGAAGAAGGCTGCTCCGAAGAAGGAAGCCGCTCCGAAGGCCGACGCTGCGGAAGCAAAGGCTCCGGCCAAGAAGGCCGCGCCGAAGAAGGAAGCTGCCGAGAAGGCCGCTCCCGCCAAGAAGGCTGCGCCCAAGAAGGCTGCTGCCAAGAAGACCGAAGCCAAGAAGTAA
- a CDS encoding MoaD/ThiS family protein gives MVRILFLGPLRDLAGVQEREVTGPLSWNTLLEVVGPEVAEQLRLDRVNVACAGRVLADKTALRANDGDEIALLPPVSGG, from the coding sequence ATGGTCCGGATCCTCTTCCTCGGTCCCCTGCGCGACCTTGCCGGAGTGCAGGAGCGCGAGGTCACGGGGCCGCTAAGCTGGAACACACTGCTCGAAGTCGTCGGACCCGAGGTTGCCGAACAGCTCAGGCTGGACCGCGTAAACGTCGCCTGCGCCGGACGGGTGCTGGCCGACAAGACTGCGCTGCGTGCCAACGATGGAGACGAGATCGCGCTGCTCCCGCCGGTAAGCGGTGGCTAG
- a CDS encoding metal-dependent hydrolase: MNAPVQFDVDTRRSVPTPADLTLTVRDERFNRGTTPRRWWAGEPFGTAWHNALSATFPRGEAFFIEAVKAHRDGADPKLAAEIRAFVKQEINHTREHVAFNRLAEEHGYDIKAIDQRVAEMLALTKDRPVIVNLAATMALEHYTAMMAYEFLANPKHFKDADEEVRKMWEWHSIEEIEHKGVAYDTYLHATRDWSPWRRYKLRSLMMLIVSFNFFRNRWNDTLELLAQDGITGRKAKWGLFKYLTVSPGVVRRIFPAWLSYFKPGFHPWDHDDRALINKFEGDFEAALMPAE, encoded by the coding sequence ATGAACGCCCCTGTCCAATTCGATGTCGATACGCGCCGCAGCGTCCCCACCCCGGCGGACCTGACCCTGACTGTGCGCGACGAACGTTTCAACCGCGGCACCACCCCGCGCCGCTGGTGGGCCGGCGAGCCTTTTGGCACCGCCTGGCATAACGCACTTTCCGCGACCTTCCCGCGTGGCGAGGCCTTCTTCATCGAGGCCGTGAAGGCCCATCGCGACGGCGCCGACCCCAAGCTGGCCGCCGAGATCCGCGCTTTCGTGAAGCAGGAAATCAACCACACGCGCGAACACGTCGCCTTCAACCGTCTCGCCGAAGAACATGGCTATGATATCAAGGCGATCGACCAGCGCGTCGCCGAAATGCTGGCGCTGACGAAGGACCGTCCGGTCATCGTCAACCTTGCCGCGACCATGGCTCTCGAACACTACACGGCCATGATGGCCTACGAGTTCCTCGCGAACCCCAAGCATTTCAAGGATGCGGACGAGGAGGTTCGCAAGATGTGGGAATGGCATTCGATCGAAGAGATCGAGCACAAGGGCGTCGCCTACGACACCTATCTGCATGCCACTCGCGACTGGTCGCCCTGGCGCCGCTACAAGCTGCGCAGTCTGATGATGCTGATCGTCAGCTTCAACTTCTTCAGGAACCGCTGGAACGATACGCTCGAACTTCTGGCGCAGGACGGGATTACCGGCCGCAAGGCGAAGTGGGGCCTGTTCAAGTACCTTACCGTCAGCCCGGGTGTCGTGCGCCGGATCTTCCCGGCATGGTTGAGCTACTTCAAGCCCGGCTTCCACCCGTGGGACCACGACGACCGCGCCCTCATCAACAAGTTCGAGGGCGATTTCGAAGCGGCACTGATGCCCGCCGAGTAA
- a CDS encoding TetR/AcrR family transcriptional regulator: protein MATRKRLSPEESRLAALESARALLIEAGPQAVTLKAVAARIGRTHANLLHHFGSAAGLQRELARHLAETVCSTIVDAVRASRAGLGSPREVVDLAFDAFDKEGAGALASWMILTGNEDALTPIVETIHDLVDEIAPEEAAHGAAPLQVHEETLALVLMAMGDALIGQALSRSLGLPETAARDRAERMLMNSIAALTPQG, encoded by the coding sequence ATGGCGACCCGTAAACGACTGTCACCCGAAGAATCCCGCCTTGCTGCGCTGGAGTCCGCACGCGCCCTGCTGATCGAGGCCGGGCCCCAGGCGGTAACGCTGAAGGCCGTGGCTGCGCGAATCGGGCGCACGCATGCGAACCTGCTCCACCATTTCGGGTCGGCTGCCGGATTGCAGCGCGAACTGGCGCGCCATCTGGCCGAAACCGTGTGCTCGACCATCGTCGACGCGGTTCGGGCGAGCAGGGCGGGTCTGGGTAGCCCACGCGAAGTGGTCGACCTCGCCTTCGACGCTTTCGACAAGGAGGGCGCCGGCGCACTCGCCAGCTGGATGATCCTCACCGGTAACGAAGATGCGCTGACCCCGATCGTCGAGACGATCCATGACCTCGTCGACGAAATCGCACCTGAAGAGGCTGCGCACGGTGCCGCGCCGCTCCAGGTTCACGAAGAGACGCTGGCGCTCGTCCTGATGGCCATGGGCGATGCCTTGATCGGACAGGCACTCTCGCGCTCGCTCGGATTGCCGGAGACCGCAGCCCGCGACCGGGCCGAGCGGATGCTGATGAATTCGATCGCCGCGCTTACTCCGCAGGGCTGA
- a CDS encoding molybdenum cofactor biosynthesis protein MoaE: MARLTLSTPLDVRLLDRGLSVGEALAAFNAAHEAAGGVVSFLGKVRPDGDVLALELSHYEPLTLPGMEGLAEEARTRFSLDGALVWHRVGVMTPGEAIVLVATAARHRRDAFDAAQYLMDHLKSAAWLWKREKRADGWHWIEPRDIDHTDLARWN, from the coding sequence GTGGCTAGGCTGACACTCTCGACCCCGCTCGACGTGCGCCTGCTCGACAGGGGGCTGAGCGTCGGTGAGGCGCTGGCGGCCTTCAATGCCGCACACGAGGCGGCCGGCGGGGTCGTTTCCTTCCTCGGCAAGGTCCGTCCCGATGGCGACGTACTGGCACTGGAACTTTCGCACTACGAACCGCTGACGCTGCCGGGCATGGAAGGATTGGCCGAAGAGGCCCGCACCCGGTTCTCGCTCGACGGGGCACTCGTCTGGCACCGGGTCGGCGTCATGACGCCGGGCGAGGCGATCGTCCTTGTGGCCACCGCAGCGCGCCATCGCCGCGATGCCTTCGATGCCGCGCAATACCTGATGGACCACCTCAAGAGCGCGGCGTGGCTGTGGAAGCGCGAGAAGCGCGCGGACGGCTGGCACTGGATCGAACCGCGCGACATCGACCATACGGATCTTGCCCGCTGGAACTAA
- a CDS encoding GNAT family N-acetyltransferase: MFHVTERLLLRPAWPEDWKGVLEAIADEGIVRNLARAPWPYDEAAARFFVELPQDERLPHFLVVESGSGRIIGSAGLGEHDGQPEVGYWFARDAWGRGYAAEAARGVVEVAKLLGHRRLVAGHFVDNPASGRVLRKAGFVPTGCIGKRHSLARGEQVASIEYVLDLDEADMLPPMAA, from the coding sequence ATGTTCCATGTAACGGAGAGGCTGCTGTTGCGGCCTGCCTGGCCCGAAGACTGGAAGGGCGTGCTCGAAGCGATTGCCGACGAGGGTATCGTCCGCAACCTCGCGCGCGCGCCGTGGCCCTATGACGAGGCCGCCGCCAGGTTCTTCGTCGAACTCCCCCAGGACGAACGCCTTCCCCATTTCCTCGTGGTCGAATCAGGCAGTGGCCGGATCATCGGCTCGGCCGGCTTGGGCGAACACGATGGCCAGCCCGAGGTCGGTTACTGGTTCGCCCGTGACGCATGGGGCAGGGGCTATGCGGCCGAAGCTGCCCGCGGGGTGGTGGAAGTGGCCAAGCTGCTCGGTCACCGCAGGCTGGTTGCCGGGCACTTCGTCGACAACCCGGCATCGGGCAGGGTGCTGCGCAAGGCCGGTTTCGTGCCCACGGGCTGCATCGGCAAGCGCCACAGCCTCGCGCGCGGCGAACAGGTTGCGTCGATCGAGTATGTGCTCGACCTCGACGAGGCCGACATGCTCCCGCCAATGGCCGCCTGA
- the rpmA gene encoding 50S ribosomal protein L27, translating to MAHKKAGGSSRNGRDSAGRRLGVKKFGSQDVVAGNIIVRQRGTKFYPGSNVGMGKDHTLFALTDGIVRFHKGKLGRKFVSVDMMAEAAE from the coding sequence ATGGCACATAAAAAAGCAGGCGGTTCATCGCGCAACGGTCGTGACTCGGCCGGTCGTCGCCTTGGTGTGAAGAAGTTCGGCAGCCAGGACGTGGTCGCCGGCAACATTATCGTGCGCCAGCGTGGCACCAAGTTCTACCCGGGCAGCAATGTCGGCATGGGCAAGGACCACACCCTTTTCGCGCTTACCGACGGTATCGTGCGATTCCACAAGGGCAAGCTCGGTCGCAAGTTCGTGTCGGTAGACATGATGGCAGAAGCCGCCGAATAA